A region from the Altererythrobacter sp. H2 genome encodes:
- a CDS encoding carboxyl transferase domain-containing protein, whose product MTAPVLTSKLDRESPEAKARFAHNNALAQQLRTAVAEASLGGTEKSRERHVSRGKLLPRERVERLLDPGSPFLEIGQLAANGMYEGDVNGASIICGVGRVSGRQCMIVCNDATVKGGTYYPMTVKKHLRAQEIAAENRLPCIYLVDSGGANLPHQAEVFPDRDHFGRIFFNQANMSALGIPQIACVMGSCTAGGAYVPAMSDESVIVRNQGTIFLAGPPLVKAATGEEISAEDLGGGDLHAKKSGVVDHLAENDEHALTIVRDIVSHLGANAGAAADVALKDPRPPKFDADDLYAIIPDDVRAPYDVKEVIARLVDGSEFHEFKAHYGSTLVCGFAHIWGMPVAILANNGVLFSESAQKGAHFIELACQRRIPLLFLQNISGFMVGGKYEAEGIAKHGAKLVTAVATATVPKVTVVIGGSFGAGNYGMCGRAYSPRFLFTWPNARISVMGGEQAASVLATVHRDADSWDEAATEAFKAPIRQKYEDEGNPYYATARLWDDGVVDPVQTRDVLGLALAACLEAPIPERPAFGVFRM is encoded by the coding sequence ATGACCGCACCTGTTCTCACTTCGAAACTCGATCGCGAGAGCCCGGAGGCCAAGGCCCGCTTCGCGCATAACAATGCGCTCGCGCAGCAGCTTCGCACCGCTGTGGCCGAGGCTTCGCTGGGTGGAACGGAAAAGTCGCGCGAACGCCACGTCTCGCGCGGCAAGCTTCTCCCCCGCGAGCGGGTCGAGCGGCTGCTCGATCCGGGCTCGCCCTTCCTCGAGATCGGGCAGCTTGCCGCGAACGGCATGTACGAGGGTGACGTCAACGGCGCATCGATCATCTGCGGGGTAGGCCGCGTTTCGGGCCGCCAGTGCATGATCGTGTGCAATGACGCGACCGTGAAGGGCGGCACCTATTACCCGATGACGGTCAAGAAGCACCTGCGCGCGCAGGAGATCGCAGCTGAGAACCGCCTGCCGTGCATCTACCTCGTCGATTCCGGCGGCGCGAACCTGCCGCATCAGGCCGAGGTGTTCCCGGACCGCGACCACTTCGGGCGGATCTTCTTCAATCAGGCCAATATGTCCGCGCTCGGCATCCCGCAGATCGCCTGCGTGATGGGAAGCTGCACTGCGGGGGGCGCTTACGTTCCCGCGATGTCTGACGAGAGCGTGATCGTGCGCAACCAGGGCACGATCTTCCTCGCCGGCCCGCCGCTGGTGAAGGCCGCGACGGGCGAGGAGATCAGCGCCGAGGATCTGGGCGGCGGCGATCTGCACGCGAAGAAATCGGGCGTGGTCGATCATCTGGCCGAGAATGACGAGCACGCGCTCACCATCGTGCGCGATATCGTCAGCCACCTCGGCGCGAACGCCGGGGCGGCGGCGGACGTCGCGCTGAAAGACCCGCGCCCGCCCAAATTCGATGCGGATGACCTCTACGCCATTATCCCCGATGACGTGCGCGCGCCCTATGACGTCAAGGAAGTGATTGCGCGGCTGGTCGACGGCAGCGAATTCCATGAGTTCAAGGCGCACTACGGCAGCACGCTGGTGTGCGGGTTCGCGCATATCTGGGGGATGCCGGTCGCGATCCTCGCCAACAACGGCGTGCTGTTTTCCGAAAGCGCACAGAAGGGCGCGCATTTCATCGAACTCGCCTGCCAGCGCCGCATCCCGCTGCTGTTCCTCCAGAATATCAGCGGCTTCATGGTCGGCGGAAAGTACGAGGCGGAAGGCATCGCCAAGCATGGCGCGAAGCTGGTGACAGCGGTCGCCACCGCGACCGTCCCCAAGGTCACCGTGGTGATCGGCGGCAGCTTTGGCGCGGGCAATTACGGGATGTGCGGGCGGGCCTATTCGCCCCGCTTCCTGTTCACCTGGCCCAATGCGCGAATCTCGGTGATGGGCGGAGAACAGGCGGCCAGCGTGCTGGCTACCGTCCACCGCGATGCGGACAGCTGGGACGAGGCCGCAACCGAGGCCTTCAAGGCGCCGATCCGCCAGAAATACGAGGACGAAGGCAACCCCTACTACGCCACCGCCCGCCTGTGGGACGACGGGGTGGTCGACCCGGTGCAGACCCGCGATGTGCTGGGGCTTGCGCTGGCGGCGTGTCTTGAGGCGCCGATCCCCGAGCGGCCCGCGTTTGGCGTGTTCCGGATGTGA
- a CDS encoding isovaleryl-CoA dehydrogenase produces the protein MRATPHFDFQLGESAEMIRESVSRFADERIAPLAARADAEDWFPRDELWTAMGELGLHGLTVEEEWGGLGLGYLEHVIAVEEVSRASASIGLSYGAHSNLCINQIRRWGNDEQKAKYLPRLISGEHVGSLAMSEAGAGSDVVSMKLKADAVQGGYVLNGTKFWITNAPYADTLVVYAKTDGSAGSRGITAFLIEKGMPGFSIGQKIDKMGMRGSPTAELVFSDCEVPEENVMGPVNGGVGVLMSGLDYERVVLAGLQLGIMQACLDTVIPYLRERKQFGKPIGSFQLMQAKVADMYVALQSARAYTYAVAKACDAGQTTRFDAAGVILLASENAFRVAGEAVQALGGAGYTKDWPVERYLRDAKLLDIGAGTNEIRRMLIGRELIGAAG, from the coding sequence ATGCGCGCGACCCCCCATTTCGACTTCCAGCTTGGCGAAAGCGCGGAGATGATCCGCGAGAGCGTCAGCCGCTTCGCTGACGAACGGATTGCTCCGCTGGCTGCCAGGGCCGATGCCGAGGACTGGTTCCCCCGCGATGAGCTGTGGACTGCGATGGGCGAACTGGGCCTGCACGGGCTGACCGTGGAGGAAGAATGGGGCGGCCTCGGCCTCGGCTATCTTGAGCACGTGATCGCAGTGGAGGAAGTGAGCCGCGCCAGCGCCAGCATCGGCCTCAGCTACGGCGCGCATTCCAACCTGTGCATCAACCAGATCCGCCGCTGGGGGAACGACGAACAGAAGGCAAAGTATCTGCCCCGGCTGATCTCCGGCGAACACGTCGGCAGCCTCGCGATGTCGGAAGCGGGCGCGGGATCGGACGTGGTCTCGATGAAGCTGAAGGCCGACGCCGTTCAGGGCGGCTACGTCCTCAACGGCACCAAGTTCTGGATCACCAACGCGCCTTATGCCGATACCCTGGTGGTCTATGCCAAGACCGATGGCAGCGCCGGCAGCCGCGGCATCACCGCCTTCCTGATCGAAAAGGGCATGCCCGGCTTCTCCATCGGCCAGAAGATCGACAAGATGGGGATGCGCGGCAGCCCCACTGCCGAGCTGGTGTTCAGCGATTGCGAAGTGCCGGAAGAAAACGTGATGGGCCCGGTCAACGGCGGGGTCGGCGTGCTGATGAGCGGGCTGGATTACGAGCGCGTGGTGCTGGCCGGGTTGCAATTGGGCATCATGCAGGCGTGCCTCGACACGGTGATCCCCTACCTGCGGGAGCGCAAGCAGTTCGGCAAACCCATCGGCAGCTTCCAGCTGATGCAGGCCAAGGTCGCCGATATGTATGTCGCCCTGCAATCGGCCCGCGCTTACACCTATGCGGTGGCAAAGGCCTGTGACGCCGGGCAGACGACGCGCTTCGATGCGGCAGGGGTGATCCTGCTGGCGTCTGAAAACGCTTTCCGCGTTGCGGGCGAGGCAGTCCAGGCATTGGGCGGGGCGGGCTATACCAAGGACTGGCCGGTCGAACGCTACCTGCGGGATGCCAAGCTGCTCGATATCGGTGCAGGCACCAACGAAATCCGCCGGATGCTGATCGGGCGCGAACTGATCGGAGCGGCCGGGTGA
- a CDS encoding PAS domain-containing protein, which translates to MSQREISTRPPGGVVPAGGVFAPYGIEALEDDPELAAICEFACKLIDAPIAVVSLIDEERERVLAGTGRAERELPHADSLCARAAKFQGLIVSEDVQADSRFDPLPAGSDIRFYAGMPLISPEGHTLGALCVMDRQPRPGGLDAMQRQGMEVLAQAIMRRLGHRREGLAREKEMAVTLRRIGRMADGIPAITWTCSPKFEFDYFNGRWREFTGEDPPCDNEGWRAFLHPDDADEAMNHWAEMSKAGEPYESEYRMRHVSGEWRWVLSRAVPMQKRDGSIERWFGTVTDIDEQRALSEQSELLAHELSHRIKNIFAVIASLVALRGRQHPAGQAFAAELAEAIAALGRAYDYIRPSGGRHGHRLVGLLKDLLAPYLADGKERITFHGDDCRLGESAATPLALVFHELATNSAKYGALSRQEGRVTLTMHTDGEAGTIRINWLESGGPAPESQGSEGFGSRLIRMAVEGQLRGRIERHWLDDGVAVEVTVPLEALQR; encoded by the coding sequence ATGTCGCAGCGTGAGATTTCCACCCGGCCACCCGGCGGCGTTGTGCCTGCGGGCGGGGTTTTTGCGCCTTACGGGATCGAGGCGCTGGAGGACGATCCGGAGCTCGCCGCAATCTGCGAATTCGCCTGCAAGCTGATCGATGCGCCCATCGCTGTCGTCAGCCTGATCGACGAGGAACGGGAACGGGTGCTGGCGGGCACCGGCCGGGCCGAGCGCGAATTGCCCCATGCGGACAGTCTCTGCGCGCGCGCAGCCAAGTTTCAGGGCCTGATCGTATCGGAAGACGTGCAGGCCGACAGCCGGTTTGATCCCCTGCCCGCAGGTTCGGACATCCGGTTCTACGCCGGGATGCCGCTCATCTCGCCGGAGGGCCACACGCTCGGCGCCCTGTGCGTAATGGACCGCCAGCCCCGGCCGGGCGGCCTCGACGCCATGCAGCGGCAGGGCATGGAGGTTCTGGCGCAGGCGATCATGCGCCGCCTTGGCCACCGCCGTGAAGGCCTGGCCCGCGAAAAGGAAATGGCTGTCACCCTGCGCCGGATCGGGCGCATGGCTGATGGCATCCCGGCGATCACCTGGACCTGCTCACCCAAATTCGAATTCGACTATTTCAATGGCCGTTGGCGCGAATTTACCGGCGAGGACCCGCCGTGCGACAATGAAGGCTGGCGTGCGTTCCTCCACCCGGACGATGCGGATGAGGCGATGAACCACTGGGCCGAGATGAGCAAGGCTGGCGAGCCCTACGAGAGCGAGTACCGGATGCGCCACGTCTCGGGCGAATGGCGCTGGGTGCTGAGCCGCGCTGTGCCGATGCAGAAGCGCGACGGTTCGATCGAGCGCTGGTTCGGCACGGTGACCGATATCGACGAGCAGCGCGCGCTGTCCGAGCAGAGCGAGCTGCTCGCGCACGAGCTCTCGCACCGGATCAAGAACATCTTCGCGGTGATCGCCAGCCTGGTCGCCCTGCGCGGCCGACAGCATCCGGCAGGGCAGGCTTTCGCCGCCGAGCTGGCCGAGGCCATTGCGGCGCTTGGCAGGGCGTATGACTATATCCGCCCCTCGGGCGGGCGCCATGGCCACCGGCTGGTCGGCCTGCTGAAGGATCTGCTCGCGCCCTACCTGGCGGACGGAAAGGAGCGGATCACCTTTCACGGCGACGATTGCCGGCTGGGCGAAAGCGCGGCCACCCCGCTGGCACTGGTGTTTCACGAGCTGGCCACCAATTCGGCCAAGTACGGCGCCCTGTCGCGGCAGGAAGGCAGGGTTACCCTGACAATGCACACTGACGGCGAGGCCGGCACGATCCGGATCAACTGGCTGGAAAGCGGCGGGCCCGCACCGGAATCACAAGGCAGCGAGGGTTTCGGCTCGCGCCTGATCCGGATGGCGGTGGAGGGCCAGTTGCGCGGCCGGATCGAGCGCCACTGGCTCGATGACGGGGTGGCGGTCGAGGTTACCGTCCCGTTGGAGGCCTTGCAGCGCTAG
- a CDS encoding nuclear transport factor 2 family protein, with protein sequence MTDQAALLASLSDRLAIGDLLARYCRGIDRCDAEELRRVFTADARLDFGAGPQRRDGAIDQLLAGLRAMRLTHHSIAQSLVEIEGVRARAETYVTAFHLVGMPGQWTEMVVGGRYLDTFARVGEGWQITERLYVMDWNRQGPASMQESGGLYDTLRRQGARWPDDPSCAWQHEG encoded by the coding sequence ATGACTGACCAGGCCGCCCTGCTCGCTTCCTTGTCCGACCGGCTCGCCATCGGCGATCTGCTGGCCCGCTATTGCCGCGGGATTGACCGCTGCGACGCCGAGGAGCTGCGCCGGGTTTTCACTGCCGACGCCCGGCTTGACTTCGGTGCCGGGCCGCAGCGGCGTGACGGGGCGATCGACCAGCTACTGGCCGGGCTCAGGGCCATGCGGCTGACCCACCACAGCATTGCCCAGTCGCTGGTGGAGATAGAGGGGGTCCGTGCCCGGGCCGAAACCTATGTCACCGCTTTCCACCTTGTCGGGATGCCTGGTCAGTGGACCGAAATGGTGGTCGGCGGGCGCTACCTCGACACCTTCGCACGGGTTGGCGAAGGCTGGCAGATTACCGAGCGGCTCTATGTGATGGACTGGAACCGCCAAGGCCCGGCCTCTATGCAGGAGAGCGGCGGGCTGTACGATACACTCCGGCGGCAGGGCGCACGCTGGCCGGATGATCCGTCCTGCGCCTGGCAGCACGAAGGGTGA
- a CDS encoding AI-2E family transporter — protein sequence MKVMGEGETIERAGFLILLGMVTVALFYIVLPFAGSLLWATLAAIMFQPLFQRILRRRPGRPNEAAIGTLLIITFAVILPAVVVGSAVVEEAAGILLAFQEGRIDLAGWFRQLHDILPANVRTAIDDAGWGDFASARARVEEFVSQSAGMIAQQAVAFGGGAFGAVLSFGVWLYVTYFLLRDGSRIGPAVLAGLPVERGIAQRLAEKFIAIVRATIKGSFVVGLVQGALGAITFWIAGLPSVALFGVLMAIFSFLPAIGPALVWVPAAIWLLATGAIWEGLVVIFSGVAVIGLADNLLRPMLVGRDTGIPDWIILVTTLGGIALLGLSGIVLGPLVAGLFLAGWSIVHEQREAEAELVHPA from the coding sequence ATGAAGGTCATGGGCGAGGGCGAAACGATCGAGCGGGCCGGATTCCTGATCCTGCTCGGCATGGTCACGGTCGCCCTGTTCTACATCGTGCTGCCCTTTGCCGGTTCGCTGCTGTGGGCGACGTTGGCCGCGATCATGTTCCAGCCGCTGTTCCAGCGCATCCTGCGGCGGCGGCCGGGCCGGCCGAACGAGGCCGCAATCGGCACGCTGCTGATCATCACCTTCGCCGTGATCCTGCCCGCTGTCGTGGTTGGCAGCGCCGTGGTGGAGGAAGCGGCGGGCATCCTGCTTGCCTTCCAGGAAGGCCGGATCGACCTGGCTGGCTGGTTCCGCCAGTTGCACGATATCCTGCCCGCCAATGTCCGGACCGCGATCGACGATGCCGGATGGGGCGATTTTGCCTCCGCCCGGGCCAGGGTCGAGGAATTCGTCAGCCAGAGCGCGGGAATGATCGCCCAGCAAGCGGTGGCCTTCGGCGGGGGGGCTTTCGGTGCGGTCCTTTCGTTCGGGGTGTGGCTCTACGTCACCTATTTCCTGCTGCGCGATGGCAGCCGGATCGGCCCGGCCGTGCTGGCAGGGCTGCCGGTGGAGCGCGGCATTGCGCAGCGCCTGGCGGAAAAGTTCATTGCGATCGTGCGGGCCACCATCAAGGGCTCGTTCGTGGTCGGTCTGGTCCAGGGCGCACTGGGCGCGATCACTTTCTGGATTGCCGGCCTACCGTCCGTCGCGCTGTTCGGCGTGCTGATGGCGATTTTCTCGTTCCTGCCCGCAATCGGCCCGGCGCTGGTGTGGGTTCCGGCTGCGATCTGGCTGCTGGCAACGGGCGCGATCTGGGAGGGCCTGGTGGTCATCTTTTCCGGCGTCGCGGTGATCGGCCTGGCTGACAACCTGCTGCGGCCGATGCTGGTGGGGCGTGACACCGGCATTCCGGACTGGATCATCCTCGTCACCACACTTGGCGGGATCGCGCTGCTGGGGCTTTCCGGCATCGTGCTGGGGCCGCTGGTGGCCGGCCTTTTCCTGGCGGGCTGGTCCATCGTGCACGAACAACGCGAAGCCGAGGCGGAGCTGGTCCACCCGGCGTGA
- a CDS encoding bifunctional metallophosphatase/5'-nucleotidase produces MKTLPFLLATLGLSACATLPAEKAPPATGPVTVKVIGLNDFHGNLEPIRRPIRVIQNDGTRHDIHAAGAAWLASAVNAVRATSEHSLAIAAGDLIGGSPLVSSIFLDEPAIGAMNRIGLDFNAVGNHEFDRGWQELRRMQQGGCEKHTMREPCAVENPFPGAQFGFLAANVITPDGSTLFPAYGVRRFDTAVGPLPVGVIGLTLKDTPTLVTPSGVEGLTFIDEAEAINRAVAELDAQGVRAIIVSVHQGLYTEVGYNDQSCGGVRGPLLDILAKVDPRVDLVISGHTHNAYICDFSAIDPSRTFLVTSAGYGGSMLTDITLSLDPASGDVIARSASNVVVQSTGTDRDGQTVAANPAFPQWQADAGVAAYVARYVEAARSESERPVGRIAGDGRKGGSTEETPLGNLIADAQLAETRSAGAQIAMMNNSGIRAALVAQADGTISYGDIYAVQPFGNTLVTKSFTGTQLLALLEQQFDGGGFVQTFSFSEGFALAYDMRRPEGSRVVSATLDGQPIDPARTYRVTMNSFLAAGGDSFTLFTEGTDTVTAPVDLDAMEAWLRAVDVRTLPPVGRVREITG; encoded by the coding sequence ATGAAGACTCTCCCGTTCCTGCTCGCCACGCTTGGCCTCTCGGCCTGTGCCACGCTCCCTGCTGAAAAGGCCCCACCGGCAACGGGCCCGGTCACGGTCAAGGTCATCGGACTGAACGACTTCCATGGGAACCTGGAGCCAATCCGGCGCCCCATCAGGGTCATCCAAAACGATGGAACCCGGCACGACATCCACGCCGCCGGAGCGGCCTGGCTTGCTTCGGCCGTCAACGCGGTGCGGGCGACCAGCGAGCACAGCCTCGCCATTGCCGCAGGCGACCTGATCGGCGGCAGCCCGCTGGTATCCTCGATCTTCCTCGACGAGCCCGCCATCGGCGCGATGAATCGGATCGGGCTGGATTTCAACGCAGTCGGCAACCACGAATTCGACCGGGGCTGGCAGGAATTGCGCCGGATGCAGCAGGGCGGGTGCGAGAAGCACACCATGCGGGAACCCTGCGCGGTCGAGAACCCGTTCCCCGGCGCGCAGTTCGGATTCCTCGCCGCCAATGTGATCACGCCGGACGGCAGCACCCTGTTCCCGGCCTATGGCGTGCGCCGGTTTGACACTGCCGTCGGGCCGCTTCCGGTAGGGGTGATCGGCCTGACGCTGAAGGATACGCCCACCCTGGTCACGCCGAGCGGGGTCGAGGGGCTGACCTTCATCGACGAGGCCGAAGCGATCAACCGGGCAGTGGCCGAACTCGACGCGCAAGGTGTGCGCGCCATCATCGTCTCGGTCCACCAGGGGCTCTACACCGAAGTCGGCTACAACGACCAGAGCTGCGGCGGGGTGCGCGGGCCGCTGCTCGACATTCTGGCCAAAGTCGATCCGCGGGTTGACCTGGTCATCTCCGGCCACACCCACAACGCCTATATCTGCGACTTTTCCGCGATTGACCCGTCGCGCACCTTCCTCGTCACCAGCGCCGGTTATGGCGGCTCGATGCTGACCGACATCACCCTCTCGCTTGACCCGGCGAGCGGCGACGTGATCGCGCGCTCGGCCAGCAATGTCGTGGTCCAAAGCACCGGCACCGACCGCGACGGCCAGACCGTTGCGGCAAACCCTGCCTTTCCGCAGTGGCAGGCGGACGCGGGCGTGGCCGCCTATGTTGCGCGTTATGTCGAAGCCGCGCGGAGCGAATCCGAGCGCCCGGTCGGGCGGATTGCCGGGGACGGGCGCAAGGGCGGCTCCACCGAAGAGACGCCGCTCGGCAACCTGATCGCCGATGCCCAACTGGCCGAGACCCGTTCGGCTGGCGCGCAGATCGCGATGATGAACAACTCCGGCATCCGCGCTGCGCTGGTCGCGCAGGCCGACGGAACGATCAGCTATGGCGACATCTATGCCGTCCAGCCGTTCGGCAACACGCTGGTGACCAAGAGCTTCACCGGCACCCAGCTGCTCGCCTTGCTGGAACAGCAGTTTGACGGCGGCGGCTTCGTCCAGACCTTCTCCTTTTCCGAAGGATTTGCCCTGGCCTATGACATGCGCCGCCCCGAAGGCAGCCGGGTGGTCAGCGCCACGCTGGATGGCCAGCCGATCGATCCGGCGCGCACCTATCGCGTCACGATGAACAGCTTCCTCGCCGCTGGCGGCGACAGCTTCACCTTGTTCACCGAAGGCACCGACACCGTCACCGCGCCGGTCGATCTCGACGCGATGGAGGCATGGCTGCGGGCGGTCGATGTCCGGACCCTGCCTCCGGTCGGGCGGGTCCGCGAAATTACCGGCTGA
- a CDS encoding DUF1295 domain-containing protein has product MIELLALNAAILLAIVLVLWLISVRINDVSFIDAFWGAGMGLLAVASWLHVPGGPGMLGTLIMAMTAAWGFRLGIYLLRRWWRHGEDPRYIRIMKKDREAGRFASAALTKVWLMQAVLLFLVSSPAQVGILAAGQVDAIPPLAWAGVALWGVGIFFEWVGDWQLARFKADPANEGTILDTGLWRYTRHPNYFGDACAWWGIWLVTAAVGWEWALYTVLGPVFLTFTLTKWSGAALLEAGMKKKRGDKYADYIARTSAFLPWPPRTPGRNG; this is encoded by the coding sequence ATGATCGAACTGCTTGCCCTCAACGCCGCGATCCTGCTCGCGATCGTGCTGGTCCTGTGGCTGATCTCGGTCAGGATCAACGATGTCTCGTTCATCGATGCCTTCTGGGGGGCCGGAATGGGCCTGCTGGCGGTGGCGAGCTGGCTGCACGTGCCGGGCGGACCGGGAATGCTGGGCACGCTGATCATGGCGATGACCGCCGCCTGGGGCTTTCGTCTCGGCATCTATCTGCTGCGCCGCTGGTGGCGGCACGGGGAGGACCCGCGCTACATCCGGATCATGAAGAAGGACCGCGAGGCCGGCCGCTTCGCTTCGGCCGCGCTGACAAAGGTCTGGCTGATGCAGGCGGTGCTGCTGTTCCTCGTTTCCAGCCCGGCGCAGGTCGGCATTCTCGCCGCCGGGCAAGTCGACGCGATTCCGCCGCTGGCCTGGGCTGGCGTGGCGCTGTGGGGTGTCGGCATATTCTTCGAATGGGTGGGCGACTGGCAACTGGCCCGCTTCAAGGCCGATCCCGCCAACGAGGGGACAATCCTCGATACCGGCCTGTGGCGCTATACCCGCCATCCCAACTATTTCGGCGATGCCTGCGCCTGGTGGGGCATCTGGCTGGTGACGGCGGCGGTCGGCTGGGAGTGGGCGCTCTACACCGTGCTCGGCCCGGTGTTCCTCACCTTCACGCTGACGAAATGGTCGGGCGCGGCGCTGCTGGAGGCGGGGATGAAGAAGAAGCGTGGTGACAAGTATGCCGATTACATCGCCCGCACTTCGGCTTTCCTGCCCTGGCCCCCGCGGACACCTGGCCGAAACGGATAA
- a CDS encoding alkylphosphonate utilization protein: MSDEDYVYDEASGEWLPASELAARHSDAERVEVRDAVGNLLADGDAVTLIKDLEVKGAGQTLKQGTLIKSIRLTGDAQEIDCKYPGIKGLVLRAEFVRKR; this comes from the coding sequence ATGAGCGACGAAGACTACGTCTATGACGAGGCGAGTGGCGAATGGTTGCCCGCGTCGGAACTGGCGGCGAGGCATTCCGACGCCGAGCGGGTGGAAGTGCGCGACGCGGTCGGCAACCTGCTGGCCGATGGCGATGCGGTGACGCTGATCAAGGATCTGGAGGTTAAAGGCGCAGGCCAGACCTTGAAGCAGGGCACGCTGATCAAATCGATCCGCCTGACCGGCGACGCGCAGGAAATCGACTGCAAATACCCCGGCATCAAGGGCCTCGTGCTGCGGGCCGAGTTTGTGCGGAAACGGTGA
- a CDS encoding lysophospholipid acyltransferase family protein yields MSRKRSFLSRLVRRIIIGIYNWKGWRLDGHLPDLPKYVIAGAPHTSNWDFVFFTGATAAEGVEPNFMGKHTLFKGVMKNFMYDMGGISVDRTRRANVTQQVAEEFARRERLALVIAVEGTRSSKGEWRSGFYHIAMAAGVPIVPAWVCNERRILGFGPPVWPSGNYAEDLAKLAAFMRSKLPDYGRYKVLEAQAQRLLKEGGE; encoded by the coding sequence GTGTCGCGAAAGCGTTCGTTCCTGTCGCGCCTGGTGCGGCGGATCATCATCGGCATTTACAACTGGAAGGGATGGAGGCTTGACGGCCACCTGCCTGACCTGCCCAAGTATGTGATCGCCGGAGCGCCGCACACCTCCAACTGGGATTTCGTCTTCTTCACCGGCGCCACTGCAGCCGAGGGGGTCGAGCCCAATTTCATGGGCAAGCACACGCTGTTCAAGGGCGTGATGAAGAACTTCATGTACGACATGGGCGGTATTTCGGTGGACCGAACCCGGCGCGCCAACGTGACGCAGCAGGTGGCAGAGGAATTTGCCCGGCGCGAGCGACTGGCCCTGGTGATTGCGGTCGAGGGCACGCGCTCCAGCAAGGGGGAATGGCGGTCCGGCTTCTACCATATCGCCATGGCGGCAGGCGTGCCGATCGTACCCGCCTGGGTCTGCAACGAGCGCCGGATCCTCGGCTTCGGTCCGCCGGTCTGGCCCAGCGGCAACTATGCCGAGGATCTGGCGAAATTGGCGGCGTTCATGCGCTCCAAGCTCCCCGACTATGGCCGTTACAAAGTGCTGGAAGCGCAGGCACAGCGCCTGCTGAAGGAAGGTGGAGAATGA